Within the Salvia hispanica cultivar TCC Black 2014 chromosome 4, UniMelb_Shisp_WGS_1.0, whole genome shotgun sequence genome, the region TATCAAAAGTAATGGTAATTGCACGCCAAAGTTCTTTCAGACATAGACGGACCAGAAAAAAAGAGCCACAAGATTTCAACGGGACTTAAATGAATATCTAGATATACCAACAGATTCCACGATATTAATTTCTAGTAATATATTTCCCATATACTATAATGATGATGCGGCGTGAATGCTTCAATGATCTTTATATGCTTGTCTTCATAACCCGATTCAAGTTGCCAGGTTTCTATATGAACAATAAACCAGGTGATACTTGTAAGATACCAATGTCAATTAGTAAGAATAGAAGCCATTAGTTactttttcaagaaaaataatatacacacacactcgTCCAAAATACATCATACAGTAAGTAGTCCACACTTTCCAGGGAAGCTGGTATATTGAGACGTCCTAGACAATGCAGACATTAACCTTTCGTGCCTCGAAATCAAGGCTTATAACCTCCAATTGACATTAAATACACACTAGAAATCCAGTACTTAAATGTTCAGTTAGTTTACCACCGTGTACAGATTCTTTTATTCCCTTTTACCTGTTCAACTTAAGCAATTGCTTTATATAGGTAGTACCTCTAATACTCAACAAACTTACAACATCATACAAAGACACTATTAGTCAAAGACAAGATAACCACCAAATAATCAATCaatagaagagaaaagaaagcaAAAGGCATCATGTTTACAGCAATCATCATGGAAACACTCACCTGCATTGGGCAGCAATCTTCCCTTTCCCCATTTTCAAATCATTCCGCACAACCAAAACCTACACTCAACCATCATGATTCATACCACACAacaccacacacacacacacacaaactaCAAACAATACCATCTTGAAATCGTCGATAATTTCAGCTAGTTTTTCAACCTCCAGCAGCGGTTTGCCTCGATTAACCTTCTTCCTCCCCTCCTCGTTAACCTCAGAACCTTTCGACGAGCGCCGGGAAGAACGCCTCAATCCAATTAGGCATCCTAGAGCGAAGCAACCCGCCCCAATCAAAAATGCGCTGAGCCAAGTCATCTCTATCATATCAAACCCCAGAGCAGCACTCTGCACTGCATTCAATTCACCAATTTGTCAGACAAATTTCTACAACTAACACACTCTGTCACATTGCACAGTGAGAAATTCAtacagaaagaaaaaaaaaattataaacagaATTGGACTATTCACAATCGACTGGAAAAGGGAGATGGAGAGAGCGAGACCTGTGAGAAGCTGCATCGAAGAGTTCCCTGAGGTCGAGAGGAGGAAGATACGCGGCGTCTCGGATTGAAGAGGGAGGTTTTAGCCTATGAGAGAGAAGAGTCGGAGAAGTATTGGAATTGGAAGTTACACAGATACCAGGCTGGGAATAGGGCTCTGTTTGGCCTTTacttgctttttttttcaaattttgtgtagCAAGAACATGAGCAAATTATctaaaaaattctaattttagtttattcgcAATTATAGAATACTTAacaatcttaaaattttaaatttgaattcattctCAATCATTTGCTCAGCGAAAATTTTAGGTGAAATTGGTTCCGATATGGGAGTAGAAAAATCATGCTAAACGTTTAAATGATGTCATttacacataaattaaattaaatggtgtccgattaaaaattatctttaatataATACACGTAAATGAGTCTAGGCCTGTCAATCCAACACccgatatccaaacccgaaaaaagTCATATAATTGGATACCTGAAACACAATTTTTCGAGTATCTGATCGAGATCGAGTagtgaaaattttggattatcgggtatcgggttaccCCCGATATCCGATCAggtatacccgaattatccgttttattttttaaaattaataaattatgtttttattataattaaatataatttaatttcttaattatattttagttaatagtACTTAATAGTTTGCGTAtaagatatgtaatttaatttcttaagtacattttaatttcattgataTGTGATCTTTCGAATTTTGAGTCTTTGATGATGTTATTGttagatcttgattcttatgaattgtgatattgtgGATAAGTGATTAAACTTATGCATTATTGAATTGTGATGTTTATATGGGGATGAATGTTTGAACTTATGAATTGTGATGGTTATTGACTTATTGTGGATGATGGAGTaataacttatgaattttgtatttttcaaagtttgtagttattttcttttaaattcgaactattacaagaattttgtattCCTAAAAGTTTGaagttattttctcttaaattcaAACAACTAcaagaattttatatttctaaaagtttatagttattttctcTTGAATACTACTTCAACTTTGTATCAAATTCGaactaaataatattaaataaattctaaaagtttgtagttgactttttttgaagaaaacaCAATTGGAACTGGATACCCAAGTTGGGTATCCGGGTACCTGAAATTAAATTCGGGTCAGGTATCAGATATtggattttggaaatttcGAGATCGGTATTCGAAAATTTCGGATCGAATATCTGTGGATACCCAATTTGACAAAATGACCGTGTTTTTTAACCAGATAATTATTGAGAGCAAATTAAACTTCTTGATTTATCTAggtactttttaaaattatagatcaaattataatttgacgAAACTTTATTGTTTCTTCGATAATAACCTACGAAATTTAcagatatttatataataatatttcatctgTNNNNNNNNNNNNNNNNNNNNNNNNNNNNNNNNNNNNNNNNNNNNNNNNNNNNNNNNNNNNNNNNNNNNNNNNNNNNNNNNNNNNNNNNNNNNNNNNNNNNCATCATTCAAGTTCAAGCAATCTACGGATCTCGATGCGGACACAATCTCCTTCGGGATATTCAACGAGGAGATGGAGATGAGTATAAGGGAGTGGTCGTTGAGACTGGGACTACTGACAcccgaggaggaggaagaaggagcgtggaatgagagagagatcgGCGCACCCAAGTATACAGCTGGCTTCGATGCTGAGGAGGCCTGGAGGATGGTTGCCCACAAGAAGGTGGCCAAGTTCAAGACAAGCACATCGAAGGGGATAAACATCACTGACCCTGTACTCCGATTGGCACAAGTATATATCGGGTACAATCTCTTGGGGCAAGTGGGTGCAACCCTCACTACTCCAGAGCTGTATTTCATGTGGTGCATGCTGAACAACGTGAAAGTCCACCTCGGGTACTGGACTGCTTATGCATGCCAGAGAGTCAGAACTCACTCCGACCGCCATCTCTACACGTGCAACTTGCTGGGAGCATACCTCCAGAGAAATGTGTCAATGAAGATAGCCAACTCGGTCATCAACCTTGCCAATGTGTAGCGACCCAGGATACTTCGATCTCCcgttcttcttcaacaagggATTGACGATAATGAAGGACGGCGTGTTGAGATTTTACGAAGTAGGGAAAGGGTGACATAGTGAAGATAAAAACGAGAGAAGGtagatgaagaaggtgatgaGAAAGCGACAAGTGAAGGGTGGCAAACAAGGATGGAAGAAACAATGTTGAAGCTGGGAGCAAATACGGTGCAGCAACGGGGAGATCTTGCTGAAGCTGCACCAAGAGGCGGTGGCTCGAGGAGGGAGATGATGACGCGCTAAGGTGACAAGATGGCCCGGAGCCGTGGAGACAATGATGAAGATGGTCCGCGTGGTTGAACAAAAGATCCTCACAGGCCCAGCGGCGCATGCCTCCCGAGTTGCCCCTGAGAATCTAGGCGGTTGACCCCGGGGAGCTACCCGAGAAAAGCCGGCCCCCGGCACAGGAATGCCacgagagaagaagagaaaggaCAGCGTGACCACCACCCCGGCGTAGCGATGAAGAAGGATACCCCCAGGCCAGGGGAACGGGGAAGGCCAAGAAGGATGATGAACCCAAGCCCAGCCAGAAGAAAGCAAAGACGATGCCCAAGGGGACCAGGAGACCAGAGGCAGAATTGACTCCCCCCACAaccaagtaattttaaatttcagttttattatgtctttttatgttttagttcgttttttttttacaaagcaTGCCGTTTTTTATGTGTCTGTGAATACTTGTGTTATCTTTATGTATAAATGTGTTAgctatcttctcccacttagcccgatgctcggtctaagtgtgagaagtttgtttttatatagcATGCTTTGGTGTCTGTTAATTTGT harbors:
- the LOC125218805 gene encoding peptidyl-tRNA hydrolase 2, mitochondrial isoform X1 translates to MQLLTVQSAALGFDMIEMTWLSAFLIGAGCFALGCLIGLRRSSRRSSKGSEVNEEGRKKVNRGKPLLEVEKLAEIIDDFKMVLVVRNDLKMGKGKIAAQCSHATLGLYKKILNRAPKSLSRWEMCGQVKVVVKIESEDDMLVLQERAKSLNLPTHVTIDAGRTQIAPNSRTVMAVLGPAELVDDVTGGLKLL